DNA from Rosa rugosa chromosome 6, drRosRugo1.1, whole genome shotgun sequence:
GCTGTCCGAAGGCTTTTTTGAAATCCACTCACCAAAACTGATCGCTGGTTCAAGTGAAGGTGGGGCATCAGTGTTTAAACTGGACTACAAGGGGCAACCTGCTTGCCTTGCCCAGTCACCGCAGCTCCACAAGCAGATGGCCATCTGTGGTGACTTTGGTCGTATTTTTGAGATTGGTCCTGTTTTCAGAGCTGAGGACTCCTATACACATAGGCATCTATGTGAGTTCACTGGTCTCGATATTGAGATGGAGATTAAGTGGAGCTATTTTGAGGTAATATATTAGCCTGttctttattttactttttatgaTTAGAAGTGACTGTTGTGATTTACTGAACAGCTAATGGTTTTTGGTGCAGGTTATGGATATTGTTAGCAGGTTGTTTGTTACTATGTTtgactatttgaacaaaaattgtgAGAAGGAACTTGAAGCTGTACGGAGGCAGTATCCCTTCGAACCACTAAAGGTTatgattcttttttattttagattGAGATTAAGTTTGGAGTCTGATATTCTTGTGAATAATGGTTACCTAAAGACCAACAAATGAGTTTTTCGTCTAGTTTTTGGATTCTGATTCTTTACCTTTTCTAAATTTGCAGTACTTGCCTGAGACTCTACGTCTCACTTTTGCGGAAGGTGTTCAAATGCTGAAGGTTACTCTCTCTCGATTGGTGGTTATATTGTGATTGTTATTTGGATGGTTATGGAGTAGTGGTCATGGTTAAACATACATCAGCTGCTTTTAGTTACCGAATTGTTATTACTTTGTAAAATATTACTTTAAGTTTGACCTACTTGTGTAGGATGCTGGTGTCGAAGTAGATCCTATGGGGGACCTAAATACTGAAGCAGAGAGGAAGTTGGGCCAATTAGTTTTGGAAAAGTAATTTAACTTTTCATATTTTGTTTGCTTgtatttattatattttactTCACAGTCATGTAGTTATCATTATTGAACTTGCTTTTACTTGCTCCTAGATATGGCACTGAGTTCTACATACTTCACCGCTATCCGTTGGCTGTGAGGCCTTTCTATACCATGCCTTGCTGTGACAATAAGGAGTACAGTAATTCATTTGATGTCTTCATTCGAGGTAAATCATCAGTGATGTTGTCTACTTTGTTTGACATCCTAGACCTTTATATCTTTTGGTTGAAAAGAATCTCATGCTTTTTATTAAAACCAAGAGTTACTGAATTGGTTTCACATAAATCTTATCTGATTATATCTTATTTTCATTCCTTAGGTGAGGAAATTATATCAGGTGCGCAACGTGTCCATGTACCAGAGTTCTTGGCTGAACGTGCTGAAGCACGTGGAATTGAAGTCAAGACAATATCAACATATATTGATTCCTTCAGGTACTCTTTATCTTTTTTCTTGTGTATGTTACATGTTTCATCTTAAATGTTTAGTCATTAGCAACTCCTTCCCCCCGGAAAATGTAACCATGTCTGAATCGCTAGTTTTTGTAGATGATTTTCCATTATTCCTAGCGAGCTTTAGTCTGCACTGAAAATGTCCTTGGAGCCTGGAACTTAGAAAACTCTTACAtcttgttttgctttgtgttatTGAACTCTGTTGAATGATGCTGCCAATTTTGTATAGCACAACATGCATGTTCTTTTCATCCCAGACTATTAATAAACCTGCCGATGGCTCTTACAGATATGGTGCACCTCCCCATGGTGGATTTGGAGTAGGGCTGGAACGTGTTGTGATGCTCTTCTGTGGTTTGAATAACATCCGCAAAACATCCTTATTCCCCCGTGATCCGCTTCGGCTAGCTCCTTGATTTCTTCAGTCAGCTTAGCAAACAACTAGCAGTTTCGGGTTTAGCTTATTATTTTGGGATTTTATGGGAGATTTATAAATGGTCATCTGAAATGTGTCGTTCTTCACTTGTTTGATCTGTTCAACTCATTTGGAACAAGCAATATGCACAAGGTCTTATTGATGTTTACTTTCtatataatttttgttcattCTTGGCCAAAAAACTCAACTTTCTGATGATTTACTTTGGATCATATGCATAATGTACcctagcttcttcttcatcgctctcttcctcttcctccgaGCTTGCAGTCAAAAATAGAATCATAGCTCGCTAGACTCTGGTTTATAAAACCCTTAAATAAGTCACAAACCCACCAAGCCTCCATCATCATCCACATATTCTCCAAGACCAACCCAAATCCTATTTTCCCTCTCAATTtctggattttctctttctcaatcTAAGAGATGAGACCCAAACAACCCTAGAATCAAACTCAAAATGTTGGCTTCTAAAACCCAGCTGGGGTTTACATCTCTCATTCCCTATTCCCTCCTTCCCCAAAACCCCGCAACCTCCCCAACACGCTCATCACCACCTTCCGCCCCAAAAGTCCACTGCACTCGCACTCA
Protein-coding regions in this window:
- the LOC133715994 gene encoding aspartate--tRNA ligase 2, cytoplasmic, translated to MSEPQPPSEPTHEPENEESASLSKKAAKKEAAKLEKLRRRQEQEAAAAAARAESAEPEDPLAANYGDLPLIQLQSMRIADVNDWTEVGALTEALKDQKVLIRGRAQTIRAVGKNMAFIVVREKGFTVQCVATVQPEIVSRQMVKYVAALNRESIIDIEGIVSVPGVAIKGASQQVEVQVRKLYCISKAAVLPINIEDAARSDAEIEKANQAGEQLVRVNQDTRLNFRVLDLRTPANQGIFRIQSQVGTIFRQFLLSEGFFEIHSPKLIAGSSEGGASVFKLDYKGQPACLAQSPQLHKQMAICGDFGRIFEIGPVFRAEDSYTHRHLCEFTGLDIEMEIKWSYFEVMDIVSRLFVTMFDYLNKNCEKELEAVRRQYPFEPLKYLPETLRLTFAEGVQMLKDAGVEVDPMGDLNTEAERKLGQLVLEKYGTEFYILHRYPLAVRPFYTMPCCDNKEYSNSFDVFIRGEEIISGAQRVHVPEFLAERAEARGIEVKTISTYIDSFRYGAPPHGGFGVGLERVVMLFCGLNNIRKTSLFPRDPLRLAP